In Rhodothermales bacterium, the genomic stretch TGAACCTCCGCCGGCGGTGGTGGGGTCGCCAGGGAGACGCCGATCATCAAGGCGAAGTTGATCAGCATCCCCACTACGCCGATGCCCTGAGCGTTGATTCCCAGGAACGACTCGATGATAGGCGCATCCATCCCCGGAATCACGTTCTGGGCGCGCATGAGGCCGATCATCACGAACGTAAAGAGCAGCCCGGCGCTCATGCCGGCGATGGCGCCCTGCTTGTTCGCCCGCTTCCAGAAAATCCCGAGCACGATGACCGGGAAAAACGACGCGGCGGCGAGTCCGAACGCAAACGCCACCACCTCCGCCACGAACCCCAGCGGGTAGATGCCCAGGATGCCGGCCATGATCACCGCCACGAGGATCATGGCGCGGCCGACGCGCAGTTGCTGGGCGTCTGTGGCGTTGGGCCGTAGCATCGTACCGTAGATGTCATGTGCGAGCGACGAGGAGATAACCAGCAATAGCCCGGACGCCGTCGACAGCGCCGCGGCGAGTCCGCCGGCCGCCACCAGCGCCACGATGAACGGCGGTAGGCTCGCAATTTCGGGGGTGGCGAGCACGATAATATCCCGATTGATTGACCCCAGCAGCGACGCCGCATCCGTCGGCCCGCCCTCGGGAAACGTGATGAGACCTGTCGCCGCCCAGTTCTTCACCCACTCGATCTGGTCCATGCCGGCGCCGACTTCGCTGAACTGGTTCAGGATGTAGTACTTGGCGAAAATGGCCACCGCCGGGGCCGTCGTGTACAGGATGCCGATGAACAGCAACGCCCAGAAGGCCGACCATCGGGCGGCCTTGACGGAGGTGACGGTATAAAACCGGACGATGACGTGCGGCAGGCCGGCCGTACCTGCCATGAGGCACAACGCCACGCAGAAGACATTGAGCTTCGAAAAGGTCGAAAACGGGTTGCTGTATGCCGTAAGCCCCAGATCCCGCTGGATGGCGTCGAGCTTGGGCAGGATCTCGCCCATAGCAAGTTGCGGAATGGGGTTGTTCGTCAGCAGGATGCCGATGGCGATCGCGGGGATCGTGTAGGCAAAGATGAGGACGCAGTACTGGGCGACCTGGGTGTAGGTGATCCCTTTCATCCCGCCTAAAATTGCAAAAAACGCCACGATGGCCATCCCAATCATCACCCCCACCTCGAAGTCGACGCTCAGGAACCGGCTAAACGCCACCCCCACGCCCGACATCTGGCCGGCTACATACGTCAGCGATACAAAGATCGCCGCGATGGCCGCCACGAGGCGTGCTCCAGAAGAGTAATACCGCGTCGCGACGAAATCCGGCACGGTGTATTGCCCGAACTTCCGCAGATACGGAGCGAGCAGGAGGGCCAGGAGCACGTAGCCACCGGTCCAGCCGAGGAGGTAAACCGCGCCGTCGTACCCCATGAACGAGATGAGGCCGGCCATCGAAATAAACGACGCCGCGCTCATCCAGTCGGCCGCCGTCGCCGCGCCGTTTGCAATGGCCGACACGCCCTTGCCGGCGACATAAAACCCTTCCGTGTTCGCCACCCGGCTCCGGTACCCGATGTACAAGTACATCGAAAACGAAAGCCCGACGGTGATCCACGTCCAGTCCTGGATGGTCATGAAGTTGGTTGCAGGTTAGCAGGTTGCAGGTTGGCAGGTTTGTCCTGAGGGACGGCGACTACAGCCGGCGGACTCGAAGGATCTTCAGGTTTAATACTGTGGATAATTTTCGCACATCTGGGCCAATCCTGGTGATCAGGCCCCTCCTCTCACCGAGGAGGGGCCTGGTAGTCAGGCACGTTCCCGATACGAAAACTGTCCGAAGTATTAAGGTTGCAAGTTGGCGGGTTAGCACGTTGCAGGTTAGCAGGTTGTGATACCTCAAGAACCTGCAACCTGTAACCTGCCAACCTGCAACCTATTCAGCCACCCCCGCCTCCTCATCGGCTTTGCCGCTGAGGTAGGCGTAGGCAAAAATGAGGACTATGAATACCAGGATGGACCCTTGCTGGGCCATCCAGAAGCCAAAGGGGATGCCGATGATCGACACCGTATTGAGTTCTTCGACGAACAGGATGCTCATCCCAAAGCCCACAAAGGCCCAGATGAACAGCAGTACGACGGTCCGCCGGAGCTGCCGGCGCCAGTAGGTTTGTCTGGTCATTTCGATGGTCAATGATCAATGGTCGATAGTCGATGGCTGATGATCGACAACTGACTATCGATCATTGACCATAAACCTCGACCATCATCGATTCCTTCTTTCCTCCACCAGCGACTCCACGACCGCCGGATCCGCGAGGGTGCTGGTGTCGCCGAGTTGGTCGTGTTCGTTGGCGGCGATCTTGCGGAGGATGCGGCGCATGATTTTGCCGGAGCGGGTTTTGGGGAGTGCCGGCGTGAACTGGATGAAGTCCGGCTTCGCGATGGGGCCAATTTCCGTGCGGACGTGGTTCACCAGCTCCGCCATCAGCGCGTCGGTGGGTTCGACGCCGGCATTCAGTGTCACGTAGCAATAGATCCCCTGCCCTTTGATGTCGTGCGGGAAGCCCACCACGGCGGCCTCGGCGACGGCGTGGTGGGCGACGAGGGCGCTCTCGACTTCGGCGGTACCCAGACGGTGACCGGAGACGTTCAACACATCATCCACGCGGCCGGTGATCCAGTAGTAGCCGTCGGCGTCGCGCCGGCAGCCATCTCCCGTAAAATATTTCCCCTCAAAGGTCGAGAAATAGGTGTCCACAAAGCGCTGGTGGTTTTTAAACACCGTACGCATCTGCCCGGGCCACGAGTCCTTGATGGCCAGCACCCCCTGCGCCTCCCCTTCCAGCACCCGCCCCTCGGCGTCAAGCACTTCGGGCTGG encodes the following:
- a CDS encoding DUF4212 domain-containing protein — its product is MTRQTYWRRQLRRTVVLLFIWAFVGFGMSILFVEELNTVSIIGIPFGFWMAQQGSILVFIVLIFAYAYLSGKADEEAGVAE
- a CDS encoding sodium:solute symporter family protein, whose product is MTIQDWTWITVGLSFSMYLYIGYRSRVANTEGFYVAGKGVSAIANGAATAADWMSAASFISMAGLISFMGYDGAVYLLGWTGGYVLLALLLAPYLRKFGQYTVPDFVATRYYSSGARLVAAIAAIFVSLTYVAGQMSGVGVAFSRFLSVDFEVGVMIGMAIVAFFAILGGMKGITYTQVAQYCVLIFAYTIPAIAIGILLTNNPIPQLAMGEILPKLDAIQRDLGLTAYSNPFSTFSKLNVFCVALCLMAGTAGLPHVIVRFYTVTSVKAARWSAFWALLFIGILYTTAPAVAIFAKYYILNQFSEVGAGMDQIEWVKNWAATGLITFPEGGPTDAASLLGSINRDIIVLATPEIASLPPFIVALVAAGGLAAALSTASGLLLVISSSLAHDIYGTMLRPNATDAQQLRVGRAMILVAVIMAGILGIYPLGFVAEVVAFAFGLAAASFFPVIVLGIFWKRANKQGAIAGMSAGLLFTFVMIGLMRAQNVIPGMDAPIIESFLGINAQGIGVVGMLINFALMIGVSLATPPPPAEVQQMIEQIRYPRQLTDAEVRE